A single genomic interval of Lucilia cuprina isolate Lc7/37 chromosome 2, ASM2204524v1, whole genome shotgun sequence harbors:
- the LOC111675297 gene encoding 40S ribosomal protein S8, whose amino-acid sequence MGISRDSAHKRRATGGKRKPLRKKRKFELGRPAANTKLGSPRVHSVRTRGGNTKLRALRLETGNFAWASEGVARKTRIADVVYNASNNELVRTKTLVKNSIVVIDATPFRQWYESHYVLPLGRKRNPKQQQKEDDNDVLTKKRSEKTMKKYLERQKYAKVEQALEDQFVSGRLLACISSRPGQCGRADGYILEGKELEFYLKKIKSKK is encoded by the exons ATGG GTATTAGCCGCGATAGTGCTCACAAGCGCCGCGCCACTGGCGGCAAACGTAAACCTTTGCGCAAGAAGCGCAAGTTCGAGTTGGGTCGTCCCGCTGCCAATACCAAG ttggGTTCTCCCCGCGTACACAGTGTTCGCACTCGCGGTGGTAACACTAAGCTCCGTGCCCTCCGTCTTGAAACAGGTAACTTTGCCTGGGCCTCCGAGGGTGTTGCACGCAAGACTCGTATTGCCGATGTCGTCTATAATGCCTCCAACAACGAATTGGTCCGTACCAAGACCTTGGTAAAGAACAGCATCGTTGTTATCGACGCTACTCCCTTCCGTCAATGGTATGAATCCCACTATGTTTTGCCTTTGGGTCGCAAGCGTAACCCTAAGCAACAACAAAAGGAAGATGACAATGATGTCCTCACCAAGAAACGTAGTGAAAAGACCATGAAGAAGTACTTGGAACGTCAAAAGTACGCCAAGGTTGAACAAGCTTTGGAAGATCAATTCGTTTCTGGTCGTCTCTTAG CCTGCATTTCATCCCGCCCCGGTCAATGCGGTCGTGCTGATGGCTACATTTTGGAAGGCAAAGAATTGGAATTCTATCTTAAGAAAATCAAGTccaagaaataa
- the LOC111675271 gene encoding acyl-CoA-binding domain-containing protein 5 yields MASAQERFQAAVNVIKGLPKNGPYQPSTGMMLKFYGLYKQATEGDCHQRKPAFWDVVNKAKWDAWNRNSHMTKEEAMLKYVESLQEIIETMSFTENVQNFVGSLQGLENINLDELEIIAPGMKELAESHPNSPFHSRTNSPQHSTNGSGEEDATLNGHDSTLDNVTTPPATPVQNTELPTTHSLHNSLTHESTKVDYSQTNGSIDQSDDEYVDPFDIQNELYESLQRNTEILKQVQATVLRMNSDLSSVNQRVFDLEKTIKEMKASVANRKTSGSNVAEPKYKYPKWWPFTDISPVWFVLLILWPFIVRRVGKMLDNPPKRK; encoded by the exons ATGGCCTCTGCACAAGAACGTTTCCAAGCAGCAGTGAATGTCATTAAGGGCCTGCCTAAGAATGGACCATATCAACCAAGCACTGGTatgatgttaaaattttatggtCTCTATAAACAAGCCACCGAGGGAGATTGTCACCAAAGAAAACCTGCATTTTGGGATGTTGTCAACAAGGCAAAATGGGATGCTTGGAACAGAAATAGTCATATGACCAAGGAAGAAGCTATGCTAAAATATGTTGAAAGTTTACAAGAAATTATCGAAACAATGTCATTTACGGAAAATGTTCAAAACTTTGTGGGTAGCTTACAGGGCTTGGAAAACATTAATTTGGATGAATTAGAAATAATAGCTCCTGGTATGAAAGAACTAGCAGAATCACATCCTAACTCACCATTTCACTCAAGAACCAATAGTCCTCAGCATAGCACAAACGGTAGTGGAGAAGAAGAT GCTACATTAAATGGACACGACTCTACTTTAGATAATGTCACTACACCACCAGCAACACCTGTTCAGAACACAGAACTGCCAACAACACATTCCTTACACAATTCTTTGACCCATGAATCAACAAAAGTCGACTATTCTCAAACTAATGGATCTATCGACCAGTCGGACGACGAATATGTTGATCCATTTGATATTCAAAATGAGCTTTATGAATCTTTACAACGTAATACAGAAATACTTAAACAGGTGCAGGCCACTGTTTTACGCATGAATTCTGATTTGTCGTCCGTAAATCAACGCGTATTTGATTTGGAAAAGacaataaaagaaatgaaagcAAGTGTTGCGAATCGAAAAACTTCTGGGAGCAATGTTGCAGAGCCGAAATACAAATATCCAAAATGGTGGCCCTTTACAGACATTTCTCCCGTTTGGTTTGTTCTGTTGATATTATGGCCTTTTATTGTGAGAAGAGTCGGAAAAATGTTAGACAATCCtccaaaacgaaaataa
- the LOC111675279 gene encoding protein SMG5: protein MSVALKMDTVLSSGGSNASGDSIGGVSSSSNGGNGNSKSQRFGDSTHNNGVNAEVKKIYQQLYIVVKQLDDEKKQISGITQLFQNELEQKRAQLVQLCIQIIFKDFQSVGKKAREIMWRKGYYEFIAYVKKNWAKELKDTAQQGAQENIQKLERFLCAGILNYKRIAAKMEEIYDLDLKYLIDFTIINDGYLKEIKDKDRQGKGDTLDVDDINNYAVDKSLEAVSFALDTIHSSLLSLGDLHRYFLDFRIDTKLKINKQLAAKYYFEAFKLNPAIGMAQNQLGTLYYGQNYDLDSIYHYLYSLVSLIPFELSENNVCKLFASHADYLTKLDPEKIEFSLQDFYARFYLIVDIFFFDKEVPDFNSLCHCVLVDLRKILCSKTFKINDSSIFKIVSILFFCLSKLKMINSQKVYSLNAFLVAVCSDLMDACIVNLEQTILAKSTENEEFHTMYAKKFEEFDMVVRKSRNEYKNWLASIGEAERKEKKLTQLSQKDFSSDSRESQRSNEDYICKTQDSNKASKDDNKNDGEPISTRSSDEAKESDLKTPLSCKSKKKGMKLRRRRRKIAQSDDSSCYDTESDMDTDFSTDDEDYTDLSSNFDTDFSDVEAADPGEQDQERECELQVENKHKHNNLRNSSRHGSKESVDSIAGSVGPNFSDNEDIVIEEENIIYPEDQEKQQVPRCNSQENDTEELLKSFEILQLHTNNSVLNFTNCDKEVSQKTQQSNILKTNEDSKAALEEPPKKMVYRNKYTKINPNIIVDFAQNEPTIRALKILFDWLRINHEILFGCYHSNPEFIHKIMKLLNYCNIDIFTRKVYFEREFLVTPNVRQTLGDLFDVRVNVPLSEDFVFKSFDIFQSTQITLDWETTIREKVTSQEECILRIFKMVDFGFFICKQKKFNYRFCVKARRFTENTKKKREEKKSSSRRRERRTAKNAARKRAEGRTRRYSDRKNGIVRKSYTSNEEKDTVEECKRMPRKGYLRNRNTEKFNTNGAAGGGTSASTTTNSAICEKMQSSSGADEERSEAMSKKCEIMGKLWLKNEVETLEEELRKNPLNMIMTPFVVVDAKALTEYNGIVKNLVKSKKFIVLIPNAVFNELDDLKKRSENARNVIRWLEQEFKHGNRHMRAQRDNENLALSLIKIPRKLDRDASVFLQIAQFCNHLVANHSDPNATEFQSNVVTYLSGDYLHEKQRNQNNFSFTGILDSIPVRHDQIANFYAKFKANKK, encoded by the exons atgAGTGTCGCGTTAAAAATGGACACAGTTTTGAGTTCCGGAGGCTCGAATGCCTCTGGTGATAGTATTGGAGGTGTAAGTAGCAGCAGTAATGGTGGAAACGGTAACAGCAAATCTCAACGTTTTGGAGATTCTACACATAACAATGGCGTTAATGCAGAagtcaaaaaaatttatca ACAACTATATATTGTGGTCAAGCAACTGGATgatgagaaaaaacaaatatctgGTATAACtcaattatttcaaaatgaatTGGAACAAAAGCGTGCTCAACTCGTGCAATTGTGTATACAAATAATCTTCAAAGATTTTCAGTCGGTTGGCAAAAAGGCTCGAGAGATTATGTGGCGCAAAGGTTATTATGAATTTATTGCATATGTAAAGAAAAATTGGGCAAAAGAACTAAAGGATACAGCCCAACAAGGCGCTCAAGAGAATATCCAAAAACTGGAGAGATTCTTATGTGCTGGTATATTAAACTATAAGAGGATAGCAGCAAAAATGGAAGAGATTTACGATTTAGacctaaaatatttaattgattttaccATCATAAACGATGGCTATTTAAAGGAGATCAAAGATAAAGATCGCCAAGGCAAGGGTGACACTTTGGACGTAGATGATATAAACAATTATGCGGTAGATAAAAGTTTGGAAGCTGTATCGTTTGCTTTGGATACCATACATTCGTCTCTTTTGAGTTTGGGTGATTTGCATCGTTACTTCCTGGACTTTCGTATagatacaaaactaaaaataaacaagcAGTTGGCTGCTAAATATTACTTCGAAGCGTTTAAGCTTAATCCTGCAATAGGCATGGCTCAGAATCAATTGGGCACCTTGTACTATGGCCAAAATTATGACCTGGACTCCATATATCATTATCTTTACTCGCTCGTAAGCCTAATACCCTTTGAATTGAGCGAAAACAATGTTTGTAAGCTGTTCGCTTCGCATGCTGATTACTTGACAAAATTAGATCccgaaaaaattgaatttagcCTGCAGGATTTTTATGCTCGCTTTTATTTAATCGttgatatatttttctttgacaAGGAGGTGCCAGATTTTAACTCCTTGTGTCACTGTGTCTTGGTTGATTTGCGCAAAATACTCTGctccaaaacatttaaaataaacgaTTCATctatattcaaaattgtttcgATTCTATTTTTCTGTCTATCAAAACTGAAAATGATTAACTCTCAGAAAGTGTACTCTTTAAATGCTTTTCTGGTAGCTGTATGTTCAGATTTAATGGATGCTTGTATCGTTAATCTCGAACAGACCATTCTAGCCAAATCAACAGAAAATGAAGAGTTTCATACCATGTACGCCAAGAAATTCGAAGAGTTTGACATGGTAGTTAGGAAATCACGCAATGAATACAAGAATTGGTTGGCATCAATCGGCGAAGCTGAAAGAAAGGAAAAGAAACTGACACAGTTATCACAAAAAGATTTCTCTTCAGATTCTCGCGAGTCGCAAAGGTCAAATGAGGATTATATTTGTAAGACACAAGATAGTAACAAGGCCAGTAAAGATGATAACAAAAATGATGGTGAACCTATTTCTACAAGATCATCGGACGAGGCAAAGGAAAGTGATTTAAAAACTCCACTCTCTTGTAAGAGTAAGAAGAAGGGAATGAAACTACGTCGACGTCGCCGTAAAATTGCTCAGTCAGATGACAGCTCTTGTTATGACACCGAATCAGATATGGATACGGACTTTTCAACCGATGATGAAGACTACACAGATTTAAGTTCGAATTTCGATACGGATTTTAGTGATGTTGAAGCGGCCGACCCCGGGGAACAAGATCAAGAACGCGAATGTGAACTTCAAGTtgaaaacaaacacaaacataATAATTTGCGCAACTCTTCTCGTCACGGCTCCAAGGAAAGTGTTGACTCTATTGCCGGCAGTGTTGGACCAAACTTCTCGGATAACGAAGATATCGTAATAGAAGAAGAAAACATTATCTATCCAGAAGATCAAGAGAAACAACAGGTCCCACGTTGTAATTCGCAAGAAAATGATACTGAAGAGCTCCTAAAAAGTTTCGAAATTTTACAATTACACACTAATAATTCGGTATTAAATTTTACCAATTGCGATAAAGAAGTATCACAGAAGACCCAGCAATCCAACATTTTAAAGACAAATGAGGACAGCAAAGCTGCACTTGAGGAACCACCCAAGAAAATGGTTTATCGCAACAAATACACCAAGATAAATCCCAATATCATTGTAGACTTTGCCCAAAACGAACCTACCATAAGAGCTTTGAAAATTCTGTTCGATTGGTTGCGTATTAATCATGAAATACTCTTTGGTTGCTACCACTCCAATCCAGAATTCATtcacaaaattatgaaattattgaATTATTGCAATATTGATATATTTACACGTAAGGTTTATTTTGAGCGTGAATTTCTTGTTACACCCAATGTTCGTCAAACCCTAGGCGATCTCTTTGACGTTCGTGTCAATGTACCACTTTCTGAAGACTTTGTATTCAAAAGCTTTGATATATTTCAAAGCACTCAAATTACTCTAGACTGGGAAACAACAATACGCGAAAAAGTTACCTCGCAGGAAGAGTGCATTCTGCGTATATTCAAGATGGTCGATTTCGGTTTCTTtatatgcaaacaaaaaaagtttaattatcgCTTCTGCGTCAAGGCCAGACGTTTCActgaaaatactaaaaagaaaCGCGAAGAAAAGAagtcatcttctagaagacgtgAAAGACGTACCGCTAAAAATGCTGCTCGTAAGCGTGCAGAAGGTAGAACTCGTCGTTATTCCGACCGTAAAAATGGTATTGTACGCAAAAGTTATACCAGCAACGAGGAGAAAGATACTGTTGAAGAATGTAAACGTATGCCTCGCAAAGGCTACCTCCGCAATCGCAACACCGAAAAATTTAATACCAATGGTGCTGCCGGTGGTGGTACTTCTGCATCCACTACTACAAATAGCGCTATTTGCGAAAAGATGCAATCAAGCAGTGGTGCTGATGAAGAACGCTCCGAGGCAATGtctaaaaaatgtgaaattatgGGCAAGTTGTGGTTGAAAAATGAAGTGGAGACCCTGGAAGAAGAG tTGCGTAAAAATCCTTTGAACATGATTATGACTCCTTTTGTTGTCGTGGATGCTAAAGCACTAACAGAATATAATGGTATTGTTAAGAACTtggtaaaaagcaaaaaattcaTCGTACTCATACCCAATGCTG ttTTTAATGAATTGGATGACTTAAAGAAACGTAGTGAAAATGCCCGTAATGTTATACGTTGGTTGGAGCAAGAATTTAAACATGGCAACCGTCATATGCGTGCACAGAGAGATAATGAAAATTTAGCCTTGTCTCTAATAAAAATTCCAAGAAAATTAG atCGTGATGCTTCTGTTTTCTTACAAATTGCACAATTTTGCAATCACTTGGTAGCCAATCATTCTGATCCAAATGCTACTGAATTTCAATCAAATGTGGTTACTTATTTGTCTGGCGATTATTTGCATGAGAAACAACGTAATCAGAACAACTTCAGCTTTACTGGTATTTTAGATTCTATACCAGTAAGACATGATCAAATTGCAAATTTCTATGCGAAATTTAAGGCCAATAAAAAATGA
- the LOC111675284 gene encoding interferon-related developmental regulator 2, giving the protein MPRRNKKGAKGRLGDSNSEDESYNDNASVYSYVSDNAPSSVNDTDELSLNERYEEKFMQALENATEKSAQTRVSALESMCETLMHRYMPDCVDDRKETLIDCIEKSIRRGKGSEQVWGARLAPLLVLQLGGDEGISKALNQFLLTTVQDKSVSFDARAKCCTALGLLNFFGNFDIGDLLTLMQFFEGIFSGSYLKGDDKTPISVNADAGTLHAEALSSWGLLLTMIPPGDFVSWMTSGQSMLPSFKKLMGLLQSPHLDVRMAAGETLALILECGRAHDEDFLEEYLNDLIDAVKQLATDSHKYRAKRDRKAQRATFRDVLRYLEEDISPEITIRFGTESLVLDSWAIHHQYSALCVVMGPGMTSQLQENDFIREIFGLGAKPNLNNGASRVKTSKLERHLMNAAAFKARTISRAKNRDKRSAVFN; this is encoded by the exons ATGCCGCGTCGCAATAAGAAAGGTGCAAAAG GACGCCTTGGTGATTCCAACTCAGAAGATGAGTCATATAATGATAATGCATCTGTATATTCATATGTTTCGGATAATGCTCCCTCATCTGTTAATGATACCgatgaattatctttaaatgaACGTTATGAAGAAAAATTTATGCAAGCTTTGGAAAATGCTACAGAAAAATCAGCACAAACTAGAGTTTCGGCATTGGAAAGTATGTGCGAAACTTTAATGCATCGTTATATGCCCGATTGTGTTGATGATCGCAAGGAGACACTGATCGACTGTATAGAAAAGAGTATACGTCGTGGTAAAGGCTCCGAACAGGTTTGGGGTGCTAGACTAGCTCCTTTACTCGTCTTACAATTGGGAGGTGATGAGGGAATTTCAAAGgctttaaatcaatttttgctAACCACTGTCCAAGATAAATCGGTGTCGTTTGATGCCCGTGCAAAATGTTGTACTGCATTGGGTTTATTGAATTTCTTTGGCAATTTCGACATTGGTGACCTATTGACTTTGATGCAATTTTTTGAGGGCATTTTTAGTGGAAGTTATTTGAAGGGTGATGATAAGACACCCATCTCCGTAAATGCAGATGCTGGTACATTGCATGCTGAGGCTTTGTCATCATGGGGCTTATTATTGACTATGATACCACCCGGAGATTTTGTCTCCTGGATGACTAGTGGTCAATCAATGCTGCC atCATTTAAAAAGCTTATGGGTCTTTTACAATCTCCTCATTTGGATGTACGTATGGCTGCTGGTGAAACTTTAGCTTTAATTTTAGAGTGCGGTCGTGCCCACGATGAGGATTTCCTAGAGGAGTACTTAAATGATTTAATTGATGCTGTCAAACAATTGGCTACTGATTCGCACAAATACCGCGCCAAGCGCGACCGTAAAGCCCAAAGAGCAACATTCAGGGATGTATTGCGTTATTTAGAG gaGGACATTTCACCAGAAATTACTATACGTTTTGGTACTGAAAGCTTAGTTTTAGATTCATGGGCCATACATCATCAATATTCGGCCTTGTGTGTTGTAATGGGTCCTGGTATGACCTCACAGTtacaagaaaatgattttattcgGGAAATATTCGGTTTAGGAGCCAAACCTAATCTAAACAATGGAGCATCCAGAGTCAAAACCTCTAAGTTAGAAAga CACTTAATGAACGCTGCCGCCTTTAAGGCTCGCACTATTTCAAGAGCTAAAAATCGTGATAAACGTTCTGcagtttttaactaa
- the LOC111675285 gene encoding uncharacterized protein LOC111675285: MLVTTYQHDYVPPFTKRYDFFKDHGPTNEKEKVECQCIEENKIDIPKVVQNQCPVEWTGVAPMGRLINPRIIPTKFASEQIDAINYESQNDCFKEQPNRFLKILRTAYPDLYERLKQMPKDELGRRLERDRMYTTYQVDFCNINEYPEGVYESLKVEDETSKLNASKLLQRQEPCAELRANVMQELAKEGASGTLNSKDLCEKAYKPFKISFVDSSRFIKSGNNSHWRSNVFTKRANFTEYMDTINKIGCVIIKNNIHDHQKCTGKHCRHQLIHACTNLK; encoded by the coding sequence atgcttgTGACAACTTATCAACACGATTATGTACCTCCCTTTACAAAGCGCTATGATTTCTTTAAAGATCATGGGCCAactaatgaaaaagaaaaagtagAATGTCAATGTATTGAGGAGAATAAAATAGACATTCCTAAAGTAGTGCAAAACCAATGTCCCGTAGAATGGACCGGTGTAGCTCCAATGGGACGTTTAATAAATCCCCGTATAATACCTACTAAATTTGCCAGCGAACAAATTGATGCCATAAATTATGAGTCTCAAAATGATTGCTTCAAAGAACAACCTAatcgttttctaaaaatactacGAACTGCCTATCCGGATCTGTATGAGAGACTCAAACAAATGCCCAAAGATGAACTTGGTAGACGTTTGGAACGTGATCGCATGTACACAACTTATCAAGTAGACTTTTGCAACATAAATGAATATCCTGAAGGAGTCTACGAGTCTCTTAAAGTAGAAGATGAAACTAGTAAGCTTAATGCAAGCAAACTACTGCAGCGACAAGAACCATGTGCTGAATTAAGAGCCAATGTTATGCAAGAGTTGGCGAAAGAAGGAGCCAGTGGCACATTAAATAGCAAAGATCTCTGCGAAAAAGCCTATAAACCTTTCAAAATATCATTTGTGGATTCGTCCCGCTTCATCAAATCTGGTAATAATTCTCACTGGCGTAGTAATGTTTTCACTAAGCGAGCAAATTTTACCGAATACATGGATACTATTAATAAGATCGGTTGTGtcatcattaaaaataatattcatgaTCATCAGAAATGCACCGGAAAACATTGTAGGCATCAATTAATACATGCATGCACAAATTTAAAGTGA
- the LOC111675272 gene encoding peroxiredoxin-6 — translation MSGKALNIGDQFPNFQAETSRGKIDFYEWMEDSWAILFSHPADYTPVCTTELSRVAELLPEFAKRNVKPIALSCDTVDSHNGWIEDIKSYGKLSSFDYPIIADDKRELALMFNMLDKDELNAQGIPLTCRAVFIIDNNKKLRLSILYPATTGRNFDEILRVIDSLQLTSTKSVATPADWKQGGTCMILPNLSDQQVLEKFPNGYTTVDVPSGKKYLRQTNQP, via the exons ATGTCAGGAAAAGCTTTGAATATTGGTGATCAATTTCCAAACTTTCAGGCTGAAACTAGCCGCGGAAAGATTGATTTTTATGAATGGATGGAGGATTC atgggctattttattttctcatcCCGCCGATTATACACCGGTTTGCACAACAGAACTATCACGTGTAGCTGAACTATTACCGGAATTTGCTAAACGCAATGTAAAGCCTATTGCTTTATCCTGTGATACAGTAGATTCTCACAATGGTTGGATTGAGGATATTAAAAGTTATGGCA AGTTATCTTCATTTGATTACCCCATAATTGCTGATGACAAAAGGGAATTAGCTTTAATGTTCAATATGTTGGACAAAGATGAATTAAATGCTCAGGGTATACCACTGACATGTCGTGCCGTTTTTATAATTGACAACAATAAGAAGTTGCGTTTGTCTATTTTATACCCGGCAACGACGGGTAGGAATTTTGA tgaaattttaagagTAATAGACTCTTTACAGCTGACCAGCACAAAATCCGTAGCAACGCCTGCAGATTGGAAG cAAGGCGGAACCTGCATGATATTGCCTAATTTATCTGATCAACAAGTGTTGGAAAAGTTTCCAAATGGTTACACCACTGTTGACGTGCCATCTGGCAAGAAATATCTGCGTCAGACTAACCAGCCCTGA